A single genomic interval of Gammaproteobacteria bacterium harbors:
- a CDS encoding DEAD/DEAH box helicase family protein produces MTFDFSKIKSKKKETLPVDPIELFQKLKVSDPSINDLWLAQGDALRKWHENRTKRDVGIVLNTGAGKTLVGLLVAQSLVNETREKVLYACSSIQLVEQTAEKAKGYGLDVTTYFRGQYSSDLFVRGEAPCVTTYQALFNGRSVFFREQLSAIVFDDAHAAEHLLRDHFSLRLNRNTFPGVYAELAALFNPYYQKVGKAGSYSELEDPQCRRLFLVPPFEIHAQQGELLRILRASALQDNRETMFAWEYIHDHIDLCCMLVSGAEITITPPFVPVLSLPYFGRETRRVSLSATLVAPDAFARTFGRVPDAVAAPSTTAGECERLILIPSQLEVDREDTVITRELIKDRKTLILVPTYARATNWQGVAEPPPKESVSEYVRAFKADPGTPKLLLAARYDGVDFPGDTCRVMVIDDLPMGVGPLERYMWEYLSLSNTLRTAIASRIVQSFGRISRGMSDHGVVILTGERLVDWVLVPRNRAVLPPFLQKQIVLGYEVSAHADEVKELYAAADQCLARDENWLATYNEYMKTAEPDSSEVDTELLTRLARSESDYASLIWRRDYHGAAKVLSTTLEEAFSLSVSTGAWHCLWLGHALELLGDAGSAQEMYSRAHSNQLNIPAYPREIGKEYEAVPSQVMEVDSQLKILADGAVILPKRIDADLAHLDGSGTAGQTEESLRALGQYLGFQSTSPDHEFGTGPDVLWVIDGQSALCIEVKTDKKSTTPYRKEDVGQLSDHVQWVKDQIGSKEIIPIFVGPIIGVTDSTNPPKEYKVVALEQFHILAHRLIAALKMLQQLHCLSHSEVTCGRCSRREGYFGQKVSVLWKAIVFATY; encoded by the coding sequence ATGACGTTTGATTTTTCAAAGATCAAGTCGAAGAAGAAAGAGACCCTGCCTGTCGATCCGATAGAGCTTTTTCAGAAGCTAAAGGTTTCGGACCCGAGTATCAATGATCTATGGCTGGCCCAGGGTGATGCGCTTCGTAAGTGGCATGAAAATCGTACTAAGAGAGATGTTGGTATAGTTCTCAATACTGGCGCTGGCAAGACATTGGTCGGCCTGCTAGTTGCGCAGTCCCTCGTTAACGAAACGCGTGAGAAAGTTCTGTATGCTTGCAGCTCCATTCAGCTTGTAGAGCAGACCGCTGAAAAGGCCAAAGGATACGGATTAGACGTAACGACGTACTTTCGCGGCCAATATAGTAGTGATTTATTTGTTCGTGGGGAGGCGCCTTGCGTCACCACGTACCAAGCACTATTCAATGGCCGATCTGTCTTTTTTAGGGAACAGCTATCAGCAATTGTATTTGATGATGCTCATGCGGCCGAGCATCTGCTGCGCGATCATTTCTCATTGCGTCTAAATAGAAATACTTTCCCCGGCGTTTATGCCGAATTGGCGGCTCTGTTCAATCCCTACTACCAAAAAGTAGGTAAGGCAGGAAGCTATTCTGAGTTGGAAGATCCACAATGCCGGCGGTTATTTCTGGTACCGCCTTTTGAGATTCATGCTCAACAGGGTGAGCTGTTGAGAATACTACGTGCTTCTGCTCTCCAAGATAACCGTGAAACAATGTTTGCTTGGGAATACATTCATGACCATATAGATCTTTGTTGCATGTTGGTATCAGGCGCAGAAATAACTATTACCCCACCATTTGTTCCGGTCCTTTCTCTTCCATATTTCGGAAGAGAGACTCGTCGTGTGTCTCTTTCCGCGACTCTAGTGGCACCAGATGCGTTCGCTAGAACCTTTGGGAGAGTGCCAGACGCGGTTGCTGCCCCTTCGACGACGGCTGGAGAGTGCGAGCGATTAATTTTGATTCCCTCCCAACTTGAGGTGGACAGGGAGGACACAGTAATCACCAGGGAGTTGATCAAGGATCGAAAGACGTTAATTCTGGTACCAACCTACGCACGAGCGACCAATTGGCAAGGGGTAGCAGAGCCACCACCCAAAGAAAGCGTATCTGAGTACGTGCGTGCATTTAAAGCCGATCCAGGTACTCCGAAACTACTGTTGGCTGCTAGGTACGACGGCGTCGACTTTCCAGGCGATACGTGCCGCGTGATGGTAATTGACGACCTGCCCATGGGGGTAGGGCCCTTAGAGCGATACATGTGGGAGTATCTGAGCCTATCGAATACTCTTAGAACAGCAATTGCATCTCGTATCGTGCAAAGTTTTGGGCGTATTTCGCGAGGCATGAGTGACCATGGAGTTGTGATTCTAACGGGTGAGCGCCTTGTAGATTGGGTTCTGGTCCCACGAAACAGAGCGGTGTTGCCACCATTTCTACAAAAACAGATCGTTCTGGGCTATGAGGTTTCCGCGCATGCTGATGAAGTGAAAGAACTTTACGCGGCCGCAGACCAGTGTCTTGCGAGAGACGAGAACTGGCTTGCCACTTACAACGAATATATGAAAACTGCGGAACCTGATAGCAGTGAGGTAGACACGGAGCTGCTCACACGATTGGCGCGATCGGAATCTGACTATGCCTCACTGATATGGCGGCGTGATTACCATGGAGCCGCAAAGGTACTATCAACAACATTGGAAGAGGCGTTTTCACTGAGCGTCAGCACCGGTGCGTGGCACTGCTTGTGGTTGGGGCATGCGCTAGAGCTACTTGGCGATGCTGGATCTGCGCAGGAGATGTATTCCCGAGCACATTCTAATCAACTAAATATTCCAGCCTATCCGAGAGAAATAGGCAAAGAGTATGAGGCTGTCCCAAGTCAGGTAATGGAAGTCGATAGCCAGTTGAAAATCTTGGCTGATGGAGCAGTCATACTCCCAAAAAGGATCGATGCGGACTTAGCACATCTAGACGGCAGTGGCACTGCAGGTCAGACCGAGGAGTCACTGCGGGCCTTAGGGCAATATCTTGGTTTCCAATCTACCAGTCCAGATCATGAATTTGGCACTGGGCCGGACGTGCTGTGGGTGATTGATGGGCAATCTGCACTTTGCATTGAGGTCAAGACCGACAAGAAGTCTACAACCCCTTACCGTAAGGAGGATGTTGGTCAGTTAAGCGACCATGTTCAATGGGTGAAGGATCAGATTGGCAGTAAGGAAATTATTCCAATATTTGTTGGTCCGATCATCGGTGTAACTGACAGCACGAATCCGCCAAAGGAGTACAAAGTTGTTGCGCTCGAACAGTTCCATATTCTTGCACATCGATTGATAGCGGCGCTGAAGATGCTGCAACAGCTTCATTGCCTATCACACTCAGAAGTAACCTGTGGAAGGTGTTCAAGGAGAGAGGGCTACTTTGGCCAGAAAGTTTCAGTACTCTGGAAAGCCATTGTCTTCGCGACTTATTGA
- a CDS encoding zinc dependent phospholipase C family protein, producing MPAAFAHLTLVNVLKERRRLEKIAGFPRPAIAVIAKYQKFCELGAVSPDYPYLALGNVDATKWADAMHYTRVGDMVRAGVDYLQGITGEDQDKGLAWLLGYCAHVATDVTVHPVIELKVGKYEENKREHRICEMHQDVYIFKTRMNLDIGVAEFLSSSICACGRAGDPKSIDPVVSSVWTEMMRRVHPDEFVQNPPDIDLWHSRFTTTVDNIAEEGYRLVKIARHVAADVAGLVYPLVAELDRTYLDSLRCPRGRDRSYDEIFDLAVRNVGTVWSWVANAVLRKNDEDVKAIGQWNLDTGKDENDRLVFWA from the coding sequence ATGCCCGCCGCATTTGCTCACCTGACTCTGGTCAATGTCCTGAAGGAACGGCGCAGGCTTGAGAAGATTGCAGGTTTCCCACGTCCCGCGATTGCAGTTATCGCCAAATATCAGAAGTTCTGCGAATTGGGTGCCGTCAGCCCAGACTATCCCTATCTTGCCTTGGGCAATGTCGATGCGACGAAGTGGGCAGATGCGATGCATTACACCCGAGTCGGCGACATGGTGCGGGCGGGTGTCGATTATCTTCAGGGTATCACTGGCGAAGATCAGGACAAAGGTTTGGCCTGGTTGCTCGGTTATTGCGCGCATGTGGCCACGGATGTCACGGTGCATCCGGTGATCGAGCTGAAGGTGGGGAAATACGAAGAGAACAAGCGTGAGCACCGCATATGCGAGATGCATCAGGACGTGTATATCTTCAAGACGCGGATGAATCTGGATATCGGGGTGGCGGAATTCCTGTCGTCCAGCATCTGCGCCTGCGGGCGTGCTGGAGATCCCAAGAGTATAGACCCCGTAGTATCGAGTGTCTGGACGGAGATGATGCGGCGGGTGCATCCGGACGAGTTCGTGCAGAATCCGCCCGACATCGATCTATGGCATAGCCGGTTCACCACTACCGTCGACAATATCGCCGAGGAGGGCTATCGGCTGGTAAAGATCGCCCGCCATGTCGCGGCGGATGTCGCCGGGTTGGTTTATCCGCTGGTGGCGGAGCTGGATCGTACCTACCTCGACAGCCTGCGTTGTCCGCGCGGGCGCGACCGCAGTTATGACGAGATCTTCGATCTCGCGGTCAGGAACGTCGGGACGGTATGGAGCTGGGTCGCGAATGCGGTGCTGAGGAAAAATGACGAGGATGTGAAGGCTATCGGCCAATGGAATCTGGATACGGGAAAGGACGAGAATGACCGCTTGGTTTTCTGGGCGTAA